GATCATTTTCTCACCGTAAAGAACTCCATCTTTATCGTAAAATCCTCCATCTGCATCCTGCTGTTCCGTTCCCATAATTTTTATTCCGGGATAATTTTCTTCGGTATAGCCGGTTTCGTGGAGTTGCATCAGGCGCCTGTCCCAGATTACAATATTTTCCTTTGGGATCCCTGCTTCCTGGAGTTGCCTGACAATGGATTTTGTAACGGCATGGCTGGTTGTCAAAGGTTTACCTGCAACCGGGTTCACCTTTAACCCAATAATCTCATCCGGATTGACAAATTGTCTCCAGGCATCCGCCAGGGTTGTTGCTCCGGTCAGTGCCAGTATCCCCTCTTTAAGCATCCTGTATGCTTCCTCTTCCTGTGGCTGGTCGTCCACTACGCTCAAGGGATTGCTTATCTGAACAACCTTACCGGGATATTTCCCGGGCATGGAATATTCGTTTCGCGGGTGCTTCAGAGCATCCTCAATGTTGGTCTTTGTTTTTTCATCGCCGCCATCGATAGTCCCGAGACGGGAGGGCCTTAGCACCAGGGGCGACAGGATGCCTGCACCCAGGCTTCCCAGGGCGGCAAGTCTGAAGAATTTGCGCCTGCTTTCGTTGTATTCTTTGTTCATGGGCTAATTTTTGGATATTGTTTTTCAAAGATAGCCACAAAAATATTAAGAATGAATGAAGGTATATTAAATGTACAATATTAGTTCACCACTACCTAAACTTTAAAAAGCAGGAGCTTTATTCTATCCCTTCAATCCGGTCTATATAAACGTTAGTAAGTTTATGTGAATCTGATACTTTTATTATTTCATCCCAGTTTTTATTAAGGAAACTATACAATTCCTGTATTTTCATGTTTCCTATTTTCAAGTGAATTACTTTTGGTTTATCTTGAAACAAAACTTTAGTTGAAAAATCGGTATCCTTTGTAATAATGGTAAGATTGTTCTTTATGGCATATTCAAATTTCTCATTATCAGTCATGTTTTCGTTAATATCAAAAACATGAATAAAAAAATCACTTTTCCATATACTGAAATAGTATGGCAAGTTTGCGTCAATAATGTATTTGGTCATTATGCAACAGGTTTAATAATAAAGTTTTTATTCATTAAATCCGCTGCGAATTGAAGACAAGCTGTAATATCTTCTTTCTCAAGACCGGGATATTGTTTCAGGATTTCTTCACTGGAATCTCCGGCACTCAGGAACTCTAATATCGTGTTAACGGTAATTCTTTTTCCCCTGATAGTAGGTTTACCGTTGCAAATACTATCATCTATAGTTATTCTGCTTCTATAGTTTTCCATTACTATTCAGTTTTATACAAATTTACTAATATTTCCTGCACCTTAAAA
The sequence above is drawn from the Bacteroidota bacterium genome and encodes:
- a CDS encoding DUF362 domain-containing protein — encoded protein: MNKEYNESRRKFFRLAALGSLGAGILSPLVLRPSRLGTIDGGDEKTKTNIEDALKHPRNEYSMPGKYPGKVVQISNPLSVVDDQPQEEEAYRMLKEGILALTGATTLADAWRQFVNPDEIIGLKVNPVAGKPLTTSHAVTKSIVRQLQEAGIPKENIVIWDRRLMQLHETGYTEENYPGIKIMGTEQQDADGGFYDKDGVLYGEKMIDKDWYYWADCEEEYDAYTLPYMVNSGKYSYFSKICTQEIDKIINVPILKNAGPTVTLCLKNLAYGAITNTGRLHKPLWSETCAEVCAFPPLRDKVVLNIVDGLRGCFDGGPGANPQFICNYSTMIIGTDPVAVDRIGYGIVIAKRMEEGVQEKESPVGIKFMQLAEKLELGVSDKEKINLVELNI
- a CDS encoding DUF5615 family PIN-like protein — protein: MTKYIIDANLPYYFSIWKSDFFIHVFDINENMTDNEKFEYAIKNNLTIITKDTDFSTKVLFQDKPKVIHLKIGNMKIQELYSFLNKNWDEIIKVSDSHKLTNVYIDRIEGIE
- a CDS encoding DUF433 domain-containing protein, which gives rise to MENYRSRITIDDSICNGKPTIRGKRITVNTILEFLSAGDSSEEILKQYPGLEKEDITACLQFAADLMNKNFIIKPVA